CAGGCGGCGATCGTAGAGCGAACCTTCACTCATCACCCGGTCGACGCCGATGGTCAGCTGTTCGGCGATCTGGTCGAGCGTAAGCGCGGGCACGGTCCTGTCGCCACGGCGGCGGTCGGCCAACAGGCGATGGGCATTGTCGATGGCAACTTCGCCGCCCTTGACTGCAACATACATCGATCAGCCCTCCATCTCGACGAGGCGCGCCGAGCGCGGCAGGCAGGCGATGGCATCGCCCGCGGTGAGGATCAGGTCGACGCCGCGCGGGAAACGCTTGCGATTGGCGCTCCACTGATGGGCGAAGTCCTTTGGCAGGCCGCGCGGCGCGAGCGTTACGCGGTCGCGGATGCCCGGCCCTTCGAAGGTTAGCGGCGCGCCACCTTCGAGGCTCGGCAATTGCAGGATCAGCGTCGCCGAACGGTCCGGATATTCCTGGCTGCCTTGGGCGAAACGCTCCAGGGCCGGCATGGTGGTGGGAGCGCCGACGAGGGCGAAAGCGACGTCGTCGCACGTCGCCATCTCACGGGCGCCGGTGTGGAAGGCGAGCCAGGAGCGCAGGGCCGCGCTTTCGGCCAGCGCGGCATCCAGCCAGAACGGCGTGTCGGCATCGATCAGCGCGCAGGCGATGGCGCCGGCCGCACGGCCGAGCGGCGAAGGCGGTGTCACCACGGCATCCACCTTGACGATGGTGGCGGGTCGCGCCATCGCATCCATCACGGCGCGAAAGACGGACTGGGCATTGAGGACCGGATCGGAGAACCCGCCTTCGAGGGCGATCGCTTCGCTCAACATCAGTCTTCTCCGCGAACCATGGTGAAAAAATCGACGCGGGTCGCCGCCGTCTCGAGACGACGCGTCTCGTCGGCGGCGTCGAGTTCGCGCCGCATCGGAGCGATCAATTCGGCATCGATACGCGCGGCCGTTGCCGCGTTGCGGCAGAGCGCGTCGATGATCGCCGAAAGCCTGGCCTTCGTCGGATCGCGGCCTAACGCCATGGCATGGCCGACCGAGCCGTCCTCCAGCTTGATGCTGGCGCGGGTGACGGTCGCCTCGCCGACATTGAAGGGCTCGCCGGTGCCGCCGACGCGGCCACGCAGCATGACCAGGCCGGCTTCCGGCCCACGCAACGGCGTATGGACCGGCTGCAGCCCGAGTGTCGCCCACAGCGCGTTCAGCCTTGTCGTGCTGCAGCGCGCCAGCACCGCCATGCGGTCCCGTCTCGCGGCTTGATCGGCATCCATTTTCATAGCGACCTCAAATTTGTCTATTGATCTAGACAACTAGATATCTTAACTTGTCTTAGCTCCGTTGGATGACGGGCAGATGACAGCAATCGCAATGGAGGGGGATTTGGCGAAATCAGCGCTTCACCGCGGCGTCGGCGTGGCGCTGTGGCGGCAGATCGGCGACGAGATCCGACGCGGCATCGGCGCTGGCCTCGAAGACGAAAACGGGCGCTTGCCGCCCGAGGCCGAACTCGCGGCCCGCTTCGGGGTGAACCGACACACGGTGCGCGCGGCCATCGCCGCCCTCATCCACGAAGGCGTACTCCGGAGCGAGCAGGGTCGCGGCACCTATGTGCGGCGGCAGAAGCGGCTCACCTATCCGATCGGCGCAAGGACGCGCTTTTCCGCTGGGCTGGAGGGCCAGGTGCGCGAGCGGCAGATCGAACTTCTCGGCCATACCCATGAACCGGCCACGGCAACCATCGCCACGGCGCTCGACCTTCGACCCAGCGAGGACGTCATTCGCCTGGAAATGCGCGGCCTGGCCGACGGGGTGCCGGTATCGCGCTCCACCGCCTGGTTTCCCGCCGCGCGGTTTCCCGACATCGCCTCATACTTCGCGGAAAAACACTCGATCACCGAGGCGCTCGCGCTGTCCGGCATCAACGACTATCGCCGCGCCTCGACGACGATCGAGGCAAGGCACGCCGACGACACCGACACACGCGACCTCAAGCTTTCGCCCGGCGCCATCGTGCTGGTCGCGCGCGGCATCAATGTCGACGGCGACGGCAGGCCGATCCAGTATTCGCAGACCCGTTTCTCGGCCGACCGCGTCGAGCTGACGGTAAGCGCCGGGTGAGACCGGCCGGTCAGCGATCCGCATGGTGCGACAACACCGTCGACCGCCGTCTCAGCCCTTGACGGCGCCGGCGGTCATCGAGCCGCTGATCTGCCGGTACATAACCAGGCCGAGCAGCACCGGCGGCAGCGCACCGACGACCATGACGGCGGAGGCCACGCCCCATTGCACGCCGCCGCCGCTGGCGGCGAAGAAGAAGGAGGCGCCGACGGTGATCGGGACGGCTTTCGAGGTGGTGAGCATCAGTCCGAACAGGAATTCGTTCCAGGCCGTGATGAAACCAAAGATCAGGCTGGTGACGATGGCGGGACGGCAGACCGGCGCCAGGATGCGCAACAGGATCTGCGTGCGGCTGGCGCCGTCCATCAACGCGGCTTCGTCAAGCTCGGCCGGTATGTCGCGAATGGCGTTGACCAGGATGACGAGAGCCAGCGGCAGGTTGACGATGGCCAGGATCAACCCGAGGCCCAGCCGCGTGTCGAGCAGCGCCAGCCACTGGAACATCATGTAGAGCGGGATGGCGAAGATGATGAGCGGCACGGCGCGCAGATTGACGATGAGCGGCAAAAGCGTGCGCTCGCCGACCTTACCCCGGGCAATCGCGTAGGCGGCCGGCAGGGCCAGCGCCACGGCAAGCCCGGTGCCCAGCAGGGCGACCGCCATGCTGTTTGCCAGGTAGAGGAAGATGTTCAGCCGCTCCGACACGTGGAAGACGGTGAGGTAGTTGTCGAATGTCGGCGCGCGGACCCACAGACCCGGATTGGTGGAGAGTTCGCGGGCGCTCTTGAACGAGGTGACCAGCGTGACCAGGATCGGAAAGTTCATGGCAAGCGCGGCGATCGCGAAAACGATCCAGCGAAGGGCGGCGATCATCGGGCGGCTCCCTTCCGGCGTCCGGCAAAGGCGTTCAAGCCATAGAGGACAGCGAACGACACGACAAACAGGATGACCGACGCAGCGACCGCCTTGCCGATGGCGCCTTGCTTGAAGAAGGCCTCGTAGATGTAGATCGACAGCGAGGCCGTGGAACCGCCCGGTCCGCTGCCGGTCAGCACATAGACATTGTCGAAGACGCGGAAGCCGTCGATGAAGCGAATGAGCAGCGCGACAGCGATGGTGGGCAGCATCAGCGGCAGCTCGATATACCACAACCGCTCCAGCCGGTTGGTGCCGTCCATGGCGGCCGCTTCGACGACATCGGTCGGGATGGCCTGATAGGCCATGTAGAACAACAAAAGCGCGAACGGCGTCCACTGCAGCGTTTCGACGACGATCAGCATCCAGAAGGCCGAGCCCGGTCCCAGGAAGGAAAAACTCGCGCCGAAATAGGCCCACAGATAATAGGGCACCGGACCGACGAACTCGTGCAGCACCAGCCGGTACATCAGGCCGACGAGCGCCGGCGCCACCATCAGCGGCAGCATCAGGATGGCGAGGAGCCAGCTGCGCTTTTCGATGAGCGGCGAAAGAAAGATAGCGAGGAACAGGCCGAGCGCGCATTCGAGCAGAGCGGTCAACAGGCCGAAGCGCAGCGAAAACCAGGTCGCCCGCCAGAAGGCGCCGTCGCTCCACACAGAGACGAAGTTGGAGAAGCCGGTGAGGCGCGGCTGGCGCAGAGTTTCGAAGGAAACCTCGGACAGCGAATAGACGAGGTTGACGACGGCGGGGAAGCCCAGGAACACGAGCAGGAACAGCACCAGCGGGGTCGCCAGCAGCTTGAATTCCGAGGATTGGGCGCGTTGCGTGAGCGTGGTCATCGAACCGGTTTGTCCCGGCGACGGCGGCGGACGGGCCGCCGCCATCGGCCCTGTTTATTTGAGGAGTTCGGCCATGCCCTTCTCGGCATTCTTCAGCGCATCGTCGATGCTCTGCTGGCCGGACCAGTAGCCGGTGAATTCCTTGGCCTGCAGTTCATAGACCGTGAGCGCCTTCGCCGAGGTTCCGCCGGTCATGACGTAGCCGTACTTGCCGGCATAGTCGCCGAGCTTGACGAGATCGGGACGCTCCTTGGCCACTTCGGAAACCACTTCCGGGGTCAGCGCCGGCGCGCCGCTGTTCCTGGCGTAGATGAGTGCTGCTTCCTTGGACGACAGCCATTTCAGGAACGCCCTGGCACCGTCCTTGTTCTCGGCATTCTTGTTGAGGCCGAAGCCGAGGCCGTGAATGTGGGTGAAGCGCCCGGCGGGCCCGGTAGGCGGCGCGATGGTTTCGGTCGCCTCGGCGACGGCCGGCGACTTCTCCTTGCTGGTCAGATCGCCGGCGGCTGCGTTCCACTGCAGCATCGCCGCCACCTGGCCGGAGGCATAGGCGGCATTGGCCTCCGCGAATTCATAGGAGAGCGAATCGCGCGGCGTGGCGCCGTTGTCGTAGAGCAGCTTGTAGATCTCCAACCCCTTGCGATAGGCGTCGGAATTGACAGTGATCTTGCCGCTGGCGTCCATCCAGTCGCCACCATAGGCACGCGGCACCGACTGCCAGATCATGATGTTGAACAGGAGGTTCTTCAGCTGCAGGACAGTGCCGTAGCGGGTCGGGCTGTCGGGGTTCACGGCCTGGGTGAAGTAGAGCGCTGTCGCGGCGTAGTCGTCCCAGTTCCACTCGTCCGGAGCCTTGGGTTGCAGTTTCTTGCCCAGCAGCTTTTCGGAAATCTCGCCATATCTGGCCTTGGCGGCATCGTCCTTCAGCAAGGCGTCGATCAGGTCCTTGCGATAATACATGAAGTGCAGCGACAGGTCGGTGGGCACGCCAAACTGCTTGCCGTCGAACTGCATCGTCTTCAGCACGGCGTCGCCATAGACCGACTTCGCCTCCCCGGAGAGTTCGACCGGCTCCATGAAGGGCGCGTAGCGGCCGATCGAGTAGGTGGCGAGCAGATTGACGTCGAAAGCCTTGGAGCCGGCGGCAAGGTCTGCCTGCAGCTTGTCCCAGAAGCCGTCGCGGTTGAAGAACAGAAGTTCGACCTTGTCCTTGTCGGCGACGCCGGCCTTGGCATTGTAGGCGTCGGCCGCGGCGCGCAGCGCGGTCTCCTCGGGACCGCCTGGCCAGCCCAGCACGGTCACCTTGGCGAAGGCCGGGCTTGCCAGCAGGCTGGCGACGAGGGCCGCCAGAAGGCCGCCCTTTCTGATGGTTGCGAATGTCATTTCAGTTTCCTCCCGATTGGTCTTCTTGGTTTGAAAGGCTGGCGATGCCGACGACACCCGCGCTTTCGCCGAGCGTGGCGGCATGGAGCTGCGGCATCAGCCGCAGCGGCAGGCTGGAAAGTGCCGCGCGCACGGCTTCCAGATAGCCGGGCGCCAGCCCGATGCCGCCGCCGATGACGATGCGCCTTGGGTCGAGCGCGACCTGGAGGTTGCGGCACAGGACCGCGGTGCGGCCGGCCGAGGTGGTAACAATGCTCTTTGCCCAGTCGTGGGTGCCTGCCGCCTCGAAGACGTCGCGCGCCGTGGCGCCCGGCAGATAAGCCGCCGCCTCGGCCGCCATCCAGCGGCCGGTCACGCTGTCCTCCAGCGTGCCTGCCGCCTCGTCCAGGCCGCGGAACTGGCCAAAATTTCCGGCCATGCCTCCGAGCAGGCGGCCATTGACGACGATGCCGCCGCCGATGCCGGTCGAAATGGTGAGGAACACCATATCGACGCCCTGCCCTGCTCCGTATGAATACTCGCCCCAGGCGGCAGCCTGGGCGTCGTTGGCGGCCAGCACCGCGTCGCGGCCGCTGAGGCGCCTGACGGATGCGACCAGCGGGAAGCGGTCGGGGATGTCGAGGGTGCGGCGATTGAGCGGCGACCAGAGCCCGTCATCGACAACGCCGCTGACGGCGACGCCGACCTTGCGATAGCGCCCCCGCCATGCCGAGATTTCGCCGAACAGCGCGGCAAGCCATTCGTCCGGATTGCCGCCGGCCGGTGTCGGCATTCTTGACGTTTCGACGACCTCGCGGCCCGCGACAAGCGCGGCCAGCATCTTGGTGCCGCCGATGTCGAGCGCCAGGACCGTCTCGGCTTCGCTCACGGCCATCGGGCACCCGCCTTGGCGACGGTTTCATCGAGGGCGGCGCGGAACCAACCGGTGACATGCTCAGGCCGGGTGATGGCCGAGCCGACGACCACCATCGAGGCGCCAGCGACCAGCGCCTGCGAGGCCTGTTTCGGGGTGCGGATGTTGCCTTCGGCAACCACATAGGGGGTCAAGCGGCGCATCGCACCGATCAGCGCGAAATCGGGTTCGGTCGGCTCGACCGAGCCGGTATAGCCGGCAAGGGTGGAACCAACGATGTCGGCACCTTCCGCCAGCGCCTGCTCAGCGTCGGCGATGATGGAACAATCGGCCATGGCCAGCCGACCCCGCGCATGAATGGCGTCGACCAGTACCCTGGTGGCAACCGGGCGCGGGCGTTGGGTGGCGTCATAGGCAATGATGTCGGCGCCGGCGGCTGCCAGCGCCTCGACATCTTCCAGCCATGGCGTGATGCGCACCGAGCTGTCGTCAAGGTCGCGCTTGATAAGGCCGATGATCGGCCGCGGCGTCGCCTTGCGCACGGCGGCGACATAATCGGCGGATTCGACACGCAGACCGGCGGCGCCGCCGTCGATGGCAGCGAGCGCAAAGCCGACGACCATCACCGCATTGTCCATCGCACCGCCCTTTACCGGCTGGCACGAGACGATCAACCCGCTCTTCAGGGCCTGGATATCAATCGGCACGCTGGCACTCCCTCGATGGGAACACGGTAGCAATATAAGACCAGATTGCAACAGGCTTTAAACTGGTATTATCGCGTCAGCTCGATGACGAAATCGTAGACGTCGCCGCGGTACTTGGTCTGGGTGAATTCGACGATCTGGCCGTCGGCAAGGAAACAGCGGCGCTCCATGATCAACAGACTGGCGTCCTCGGGAATTGCCAGCAGCCGGCGCTCCTCTTCGCTGGCGGGCTTCGCCTGCATGCGCTGGAGCGCGCGCATCGGACGCGCGCCATTGGCTTCGAGATAATCGTAGAGCGAGGCCTGGATCGCGAGCGGATCCGGCACGAAGCGCGCCGGCAATGTCGCCGTCTCGATGGCGATGGGGGTGTTGTCGGCGGTGCGCAGACGGGTCAGCCGCACCACCTTCTCGCCGGCCGAAATGCCCAGCGCCATCATTTCCACCGGCGAAGGCCGCGAAATCACACGCGAAATCCACACGCAACCGGGCTCGAGCCCACGCGAACGCATATCCTCCGAGAAGCTGGTCATGGTCGCCAGCGACTTCTCCACCCGCGAGGCGACGACGGTCTTGGCGCCCTGGCGTCGGTCGAGCAGGCCGTCGGCGACGAGGCCGTCGATCGCCTTGCGCACGGTGACGCGCGAAATGCCGAGCGCATCGCAAAGCACGCGCTCGCTGGGAGTGACGGCCCCGCGCTTGAGGCGGGCCGCGCCAATCGCTTGTTTGAAGGCATCTTCGAGCCGGCGGTAGAGCGGTTCGCCGCTCTCACCCGCCAGTGCAGCAGCCAGAAAATCGAGGATCGCCTGATCGCCCATCGGAACCATCCACTTCGAGACAGCACCTTTATGCAGAATTTTTTTCAGGTGTTAAACTGGTATTGTTCTTATCCGACCGTAATTTGCGAACGGACCGCGTGAAAGGCACGTGGCCTGCCGAGCTGGCTTCAAGCAAACGGGTGATGGACGTCATGGCGGCGCCGACGAGAATAGCGGCAGCGCCGGCGAACCTGCCCGTCAGCCGCCCCGGGCACGGGCGGCGTCGTTGATGCCTTCGGCATCGGGGGCCAGGCCATAACTCATCTTGCGCATCTGCTCGATCACGCGGGCCATCTCGTCGTCGGGCAAGACGGGCGGCTCGCCCAGGGTCAGCACCTGGACATACATGCGCGACAGGGTTTCAACCTCGATGGCCAGCCACAGCGCCGCCTCCAGCGTCGCGCCCAGCGATATCTGGCCGTGCTGGCCGAGCAGGCAGGCAAGCCTCCCCTCAAGCGCCACCAGCGCATGGTCGGACAAGGCCTGCGTGCCGAACGTCGCGTATTTGGCGCAGCGGATCGTCGAGCCGCCGGCAACGCCGGTCATGTAGTGGAAGGCCGGGATGGTCTTGTAGTGGCAGGCCAGCGTGGTGGCGTAGACCGAATGGCAATGCAACACGACGTTGATATCGCCGCGCGTCTTCAGGATATCGCGGTGGAAGCGCCATTCCGATGACGGCCGGCGCCCGGCATAGGTGCCGTCGAAATCCATTTCGACAATGTCTTCGGGCACCATGGTTTCATAAGGCATGCCCGACGGGGTGACGAGAAAGCCGTCACCAGCGCGCAGCGAAAGATTGCCGGCCGTGCCCTGGTTGATGCCGGCGGCATTCATCCGACGGCAGATTGCCACCATCTCCTTGCGCAGCGCTGCATCCTTCATCGTATCGGCCTTTCATTTTCTGCTGTCGGCACCGGAAAGACTTCGCGGCATCGGCCTTCGTTGTTGTGGTCGCGGCATGCAGGCACCCCGCGGTGGTTTCGACACGCTCTCACGCCATGTGGAAGACGTTGTCGAGCGGCACGACGACGGGCTGATTGCGCGCGTCGTAGAGCATGATGTCGGCCATGAAATCCCACCAGCGGCGGTTGATCTCGGTCTCGGGCAACTTGTCCATGGTGTTGTTGTCGGCCAGCAAAAGCGTCGCGAAGAGATGGTTGGTTTTCGGGATCGAGCCAGATCGAATAGTCCGAGATGCCGGCGTCGCGCAGCGCCTTGGCGAGTTCCGGCCAGATCTCGTCATGCCGCTTCTTGTATTCGGCCGCCTGCCCGGGATTGAGCACCATCCGGAAGGCGATGCGCTTGGACATGATCAGGCTCCCGATCGAGATTTCGCATACAAAGACACCCCGCGGCCGCCGCGTCAGACGATGCCCCCACCGCCAGACGCGACGGCCGGCCGCTCCACCGCCGCCTTGCGGCGGTAGCCGCTGGCGCGGTAGGCAGCGACGGGGTCGATGGCCCCGCCACGGTTGAAACGAGCCATGGCGAGGATCGGCTCGACATCGGTGCGGTAGGCGGCTTTCAGCGTCTGCGTGGCCATCAAGGCGTCGTTGCCGTCCTGGAACGCCGCCAGCGCCTTGCGGTCGACCAGCAGCGCCGCCGCATAGGCGCGCTGCACCTCGACCGCCGACAGCATCAGGCTCTCGATCGGATCGGTGACGTTGTGGCTCTGGTCGAGCATATGCGCGGGGTTGAACCCGTCGACGCCGGAGAGTTCGGCTTCGACCAGTTCGTTGAAGACGAGAAACAGCCGGTAGGGATCGATCGAACCGGCGTCGAGATCGTCATCGCCATATTTGCTGTCGTTGAAATGAAAGCCGCCCAGTTTGCCGAACTGGATTAGCCTGGACACGATCATCTCGATGTTGACGTTGGGCGCATGGTGACCGAGGTCGACCAGACAGAAAGCCTTCGGCCCGAGTTCGCGGGCGATGATGTAGTTGGTGCCCCAATCCTGCACGACGGTGGAATAGAAAGCCGGCTCGTACATCTTGTGTTCGGTGAACAGGCGCCAGTCCGGCGGCAGCTGCGCGTAGATCGCCTTCATCGAATCCAGATAGCGCGTGAAGGCCTGGGCGAAATTCACCTGGCCTGGAAAGTTGGAGCCGTCGCCGATCCACACCGTCAGCGCCTTCGAACCGATTTCCCTGCCGATCTCGATGCATTCGATGTTGTGGTCGACCGCCTGCCGGCGAACGGCCGCGTCGGCATGCGACAGCGAGCCGAACTTGTAGGAAAGCTTCTGGTCGGCGGTGTCCGAGAAGGTGTTGGAGTTCATAGCGTCGAAGCCGAGGCCGAAGCGCGAGGCCGCCTGTTTCAGGCGCCGCGGATCGGCCTTGTCCCACGGAATGTGCAGCGAAACGGTGGGGGTAGCGCGGGTGAGCTGCTGGATGACGGCGCAATCCTCGATCTTGTCGAAGACGTCGCGCGGCTCGCCTTCGCCCGGAAAGCGCGCGAAACGCGTGCCGCCGGTGCCGACGCCCCAGGACGGGATGGCAACCGCGAAGGCCTCGGCCTTGTCCAAAATTTCGGCGATGGCGATGCCGCGGCGGTCGAGCTGCTCGCCAAGCGCGGCATAATCGGCGCGCAAGGCCCGCTCACGCGCGGCATTGCTCGCCTCGACCGCATCGGCGTCGATCATCATTTCCATGCCATCCTCCTCGATCACCGCTTGCAGGCCGGTTAGAGCGCCGCGCGTCCAATTGGACGCGCAAAGGACGCTCTGGCACTTTTTATCTGCTGCATCGTGCCTACCGAAAATCGATTCCGATTTTCTGGCCGATGCAGTAACCGCGCCGGCCTGAAGCCGGCGCGGAAGGGGGGCTATCGTCCCCGCTCAACCTCAGAAGTCGAAGTTGTTGATGTTGTCCTTGGTGAACACGGTGGGCGCGCCAAGCAGGATTTCGGAGCCGTTGATAACCGAGAGATCACCCAACTTGCCCGCTTTCACCGAGGTGGCGCCTGCGGCCAAGGTACCGTCGGCCGTCGCGCGCAGCACATAGGCGGCCGCATAACCGAGATCGACCGGGTTCCACAGCACCACCGACTTCACGCAGCCGGTCGAGACATAGGGCTTCATCGCATTTGGCGTGGCGAGACCGACCACGGCAACCTTGCCGCACTTCTTGGCCTGGGTGACCGCGTCGGCGGCGGCAGGCGTCGCAACGCTGGTCATGCCGAAGACGCCCTTGAGCTCATCGCCATATTTGTTGAGCAGCGTGTTGGTCTGGTTGAAGGAGAGGATGTTGTCCTCCTGTGCCTCAACGGTTTCCAGCCACTTCATCTTCGGATGGCACTTGGCCTGATAGGCCGCCATTTCGGAAATCCAGCGCGCCTGGTTCGGCGTGGTGAAGGTGGAAGTGACGATGGCGAAGGCACCATCCTCGCCGGCTTCCTTGGCCATGGAATCGACCATCGCCTTGGCGATGCCGTTGAACTCGGCCTGGTTGACGAACCACTGGCGGGCGTCCGGCGTCGAATTGGCGTCGTAGCCGACGACATTGATGCCGGCGGCGAGCGCCTTCTTCAGCACCGGGGCGATGGCGACCGGGTCGTTGGCGGCAAACAGGATGCCGTCGACGCCGGAGGTGATGTAGTTGTCGATCAGCGTGATCTGGTCGTCGATATTGGCCTTGCTCGGACCGTCGGTCTTGGCCTCCATCGAGCCCATTTCCTTGGCCGCGTCGGCGATGCCTTTCGACGTGGCGTTGAAGTAGCCGATGCCGACGAGTTTCGGCACATCCACAACTTTCAGCGTCTTGCCCTTGCGGTCCGGCGCATTGGTCGGTTTGCCGCCATCGTAAGGCTTGGAAGCCACCTTTGCCGGCGTTGCATCGCAGGCGAGAGGGTTGGTCGGCAATTCGTCGCCGCCGGTCCACGGCGACTGGGCATGGCTGAGGCTTGTCGAGAAGGACAGAGCCAGGAGTGCGGGAAGCACTATTTTACGCATTTCATCCTCCAATTGTTCGTCCGGACACTGATGAGCGGCAGTGAAGGACGCTTCTCCCTTGTTTTATCGAGTGCCGCTCCTCTCGAAGAGGTTGCTGGCGAGGATCGCCAGGATGAGTACCGCGCCGATGAGCATGATGGTGCCGTCGCCCTTGACGCCGGCGAGCGACAGACCGTTCTTCAACGCCTGGATCAGGCAGAGGCCGATCATGGTGCCGACGACGGTGCCGCGACCGCCGAAGATCGAGGTGCCGCCAAGCACGACGGCGGTGATGGCATCGAGCTCGATGCCGGTGCCCATATCGGAGCGCGTGGTCGAGACGCGCGACACGAAGATCACCCCGGCGACGGCGGCGGCGAAACCCGAGGCGGTGTAGAGCGCGAGCTTCGTCCTCTCCACCGAAAGGCCGGAAAACCGGCTGGCGACTTCGTTGGAGCCAATGGCGTAGACCGTGCGGCCCCAGCGCGTATAGGCCAAGATGATGGAAGCGACGACCGCTGCCGCAGCCAGGATCCAGAGCTGGGTCGGAACGCTCAGCACCTCGCCCTGACCAAGAACATAGAACCAGTCCGGATAACCGCGAACCGAGCGCGCCTGGCTGATGCCTTCCGCAAGACCACGATAGAGCGCCAATGTCGCCAGCGTCGCGATCAACGGCGGCACGCCGAAACGGGTGATGATGGCACCATTGACGAAACCGGCCAGCGTGCCGACCGCGATCGCGGCCGCAGCAGCGGCAGGCAGCGGCATGCCGACATTCTGCCAGAAGACGCCGGTCAGGATCGCGGTCAGCCCAAGGATCGAGCCGACCGAAAGATCGATCCCACCGGTTGCGATGACGAAGGTCATGGCGATCGCGATCAACCCGATCTCGGTCATCAGCCGGCCCTGGTTGAGCAGGTTGGAGACGGTGAAGAAACGGTCCGACTGGAACGACAAGACGATCAGCACGACGACCAGTAGCAAAGCCAGGAACGTTTCGTGACGGATCAGGGATCTGAGGTTCATCCGGCCATCCTCATATCCGGCTACGACGGCGCAGCATGTCGGCAAGCACGGTTGCCAGGATCAGCAGGCCGATCACCGCGCGCAGCCAATAGGCCGAAACATTGACGAAGATCAGCGCCGAGCCGATCGTGGCGAACAGGATCGTTGCCAGCGTCGAACCGATGACGGTTCCGGAGCCACCGAGGATCGACACGCCGCCGATGACGGCGGCGGTGATGACGGTGAGTTCGAGATTGGGCGGCACGGTGGACTGGATCACCTGCAGCTGCGTGGCGAACAGGATCGTGGCCAGCCCGGCAAAGGCGCCATGGATGACGAACACCGCAACGGTGCGGCGCTCGACCGGGATGCCGGTGGCGAGCGCTGCTTCCGCATTGCCGCCAATGGCATAGAGCGAACGCCCGAAGGCCGAGAAGCGCATCCACAGGGCGGCGAGAACAGTGAGGACGACCATGGTGACGAGCGGGACCGGCAGGCCGAACACATCTTTCTGCGCGATCAGGAAATCGGGTGGCAGGTTGGTGATCCAGGTGCCGCCGGTCACGCTGATCAAACCGCCGCGCAGGATCGACAGCGCGCCCAACGTCACCACGATGGATGGGATGCGCGCATAGGCGACCAGGACGCCGATGATCGCGTTGACGGCCATGCCGACCAAGACGGGTGCCAGCCATGCCACCCAGACAGGATAGCCGGCGACGGCAAGCGTGCCGGAAATAGTCGCCAGCACGCCGATGAGCGCACCTACCGACACGTCGATATGGCCGGTGACGATGACCATTGCCATGCCGATGGCGGCGACGGCGATATAGGCGTTGCCGGAAAAGATCGTGGTCAGATTGTTGGCGCTGACAAAGCGCGGATTGACCAGCGTCACCACCGCGAACAGCGCGACAATGGCACCGAGCACGACCAGTTCCTGGCCATAGTCCGAGAACAGGCGCCTGAGGAACCCGGGTCTCTGCACGCCAGAGACCGGCCGGGTCGGCGGAAGGTCGACGGCGGTTGTCATCATGCCGCCTCTCCAGCCCGGTGCGCGGTCATCGCCATGCCGACCCGTTCCGGCGTGGCGTCGGCCCGGGCGATCTCGCCGGTGATGCAGCCGCCGCTGATCACCAGGACGCGGTCGCTCATGCCGAGCACTTCCGGCAGTTCGCTCGAGATCATCAGGATCGCCACCCCCTGCTTCACCAGCTCGCCCATGATGGTGTGGATTTCCGCCTTGGCGCCGACATCGACACCGCGCGTCGGCTCATCCAGGATCAGCACCTTGGGACTGGTCTCC
The genomic region above belongs to Mesorhizobium terrae and contains:
- a CDS encoding ABC transporter permease — translated: MNLRSLIRHETFLALLLVVVLIVLSFQSDRFFTVSNLLNQGRLMTEIGLIAIAMTFVIATGGIDLSVGSILGLTAILTGVFWQNVGMPLPAAAAAAIAVGTLAGFVNGAIITRFGVPPLIATLATLALYRGLAEGISQARSVRGYPDWFYVLGQGEVLSVPTQLWILAAAAVVASIILAYTRWGRTVYAIGSNEVASRFSGLSVERTKLALYTASGFAAAVAGVIFVSRVSTTRSDMGTGIELDAITAVVLGGTSIFGGRGTVVGTMIGLCLIQALKNGLSLAGVKGDGTIMLIGAVLILAILASNLFERSGTR
- the rhaI gene encoding L-rhamnose catabolism isomerase, with translation MEMMIDADAVEASNAARERALRADYAALGEQLDRRGIAIAEILDKAEAFAVAIPSWGVGTGGTRFARFPGEGEPRDVFDKIEDCAVIQQLTRATPTVSLHIPWDKADPRRLKQAASRFGLGFDAMNSNTFSDTADQKLSYKFGSLSHADAAVRRQAVDHNIECIEIGREIGSKALTVWIGDGSNFPGQVNFAQAFTRYLDSMKAIYAQLPPDWRLFTEHKMYEPAFYSTVVQDWGTNYIIARELGPKAFCLVDLGHHAPNVNIEMIVSRLIQFGKLGGFHFNDSKYGDDDLDAGSIDPYRLFLVFNELVEAELSGVDGFNPAHMLDQSHNVTDPIESLMLSAVEVQRAYAAALLVDRKALAAFQDGNDALMATQTLKAAYRTDVEPILAMARFNRGGAIDPVAAYRASGYRRKAAVERPAVASGGGGIV
- a CDS encoding ABC transporter permease is translated as MMTTAVDLPPTRPVSGVQRPGFLRRLFSDYGQELVVLGAIVALFAVVTLVNPRFVSANNLTTIFSGNAYIAVAAIGMAMVIVTGHIDVSVGALIGVLATISGTLAVAGYPVWVAWLAPVLVGMAVNAIIGVLVAYARIPSIVVTLGALSILRGGLISVTGGTWITNLPPDFLIAQKDVFGLPVPLVTMVVLTVLAALWMRFSAFGRSLYAIGGNAEAALATGIPVERRTVAVFVIHGAFAGLATILFATQLQVIQSTVPPNLELTVITAAVIGGVSILGGSGTVIGSTLATILFATIGSALIFVNVSAYWLRAVIGLLILATVLADMLRRRSRI
- a CDS encoding class II aldolase/adducin family protein, translated to MKDAALRKEMVAICRRMNAAGINQGTAGNLSLRAGDGFLVTPSGMPYETMVPEDIVEMDFDGTYAGRRPSSEWRFHRDILKTRGDINVVLHCHSVYATTLACHYKTIPAFHYMTGVAGGSTIRCAKYATFGTQALSDHALVALEGRLACLLGQHGQISLGATLEAALWLAIEVETLSRMYVQVLTLGEPPVLPDDEMARVIEQMRKMSYGLAPDAEGINDAARARGG
- a CDS encoding substrate-binding domain-containing protein, with protein sequence MRKIVLPALLALSFSTSLSHAQSPWTGGDELPTNPLACDATPAKVASKPYDGGKPTNAPDRKGKTLKVVDVPKLVGIGYFNATSKGIADAAKEMGSMEAKTDGPSKANIDDQITLIDNYITSGVDGILFAANDPVAIAPVLKKALAAGINVVGYDANSTPDARQWFVNQAEFNGIAKAMVDSMAKEAGEDGAFAIVTSTFTTPNQARWISEMAAYQAKCHPKMKWLETVEAQEDNILSFNQTNTLLNKYGDELKGVFGMTSVATPAAADAVTQAKKCGKVAVVGLATPNAMKPYVSTGCVKSVVLWNPVDLGYAAAYVLRATADGTLAAGATSVKAGKLGDLSVINGSEILLGAPTVFTKDNINNFDF
- a CDS encoding GntR family transcriptional regulator, with the protein product MGDQAILDFLAAALAGESGEPLYRRLEDAFKQAIGAARLKRGAVTPSERVLCDALGISRVTVRKAIDGLVADGLLDRRQGAKTVVASRVEKSLATMTSFSEDMRSRGLEPGCVWISRVISRPSPVEMMALGISAGEKVVRLTRLRTADNTPIAIETATLPARFVPDPLAIQASLYDYLEANGARPMRALQRMQAKPASEEERRLLAIPEDASLLIMERRCFLADGQIVEFTQTKYRGDVYDFVIELTR